TATTTTAACGGCAATCGGCGGTTTTAACAGCAATGAACTTTTACCTTATATCGACTTTGAATTGATTAAACGCCACCCCAAAGTGCTTTGCGGCTATAGCGACATTACTGCCTTATGTAATGCAATCACGACGAAGACTGGCCTTTTGACCTATGTTGGTCCTCATTTTTCTAGTTTCCAAATGGATGAGCTGCAAGACTATCAGACAGAAAATTTTGAATTAGCAACCATGAAAGAAGAAGCTTTTGACGTTCGTGCATCGAAATCTTGGAGTCAAGATAAATGGTATTTGCCTCAGCCTAAAAGAGAGCTGCATAGAAATCAATGGAAGGTTTATAACCAATCGACACCTGTTACTGGCATTTGTTACGGCGGAAACTTAGGAACGTTTCAACTACTATTTGGTACATCGTTTCTTCCAGAGCTTGAACAATCGATTTTATTTGTAGAAAATGCAGAAGAGAACGATTACCATGACTTTGCGCGTGGTTTAGCCTCTTTACTTCAAGTAGTAAGACATCCAAAAGCATTATTGATTGGACGTTTTCCAAAAGAAACTGGCATGACAGAAGAACGTCTTTTAGCTATCTTAGGTAAGTATCCTTTGTTAAAGGAAATACCAGTGATCTATGATATGAATTTCGGGCATACACAACCGATCTTTACTATCCCTATCGGTGATCGTGTGACCGTTGATACTACAACAAAACAATTGACCTTTTTTTAACAATAAAATCCACTGCCGATTTCTGTTACTGAATGAAATCGACGGTGGATTTTTATTGGTTGTACTTCTCTTCCAGCTCCTCATATAAAGAAATTTTATTGTCCAGTAAATGTAAATGATTTTGAACTTTTTCATATTCAGCTAAAATCTTTGAGCGATGCTTCAACAATAATTCTTTTCGGGCTGTGATTGTAGCATCACCGATTTTTCTTAGTTGTGTATATGTCTTGATTTCCTTCAAAGAAATTCCAGTGTTTTTTAGTTTGATGATGAATGTAGCCCATTCGATATCTTCTTTACCATACAGTCGATAATTATGTTCATCTCTAAATGGTTCAATCAATCCTTCTTTTTCATAATAACGTAGTGTATGCTCACTAATGCCGATTTTTTTAGCAAATTCACTGATCGTATAAATATCTAGCACCTCCTTTTAAATTGTTCTTGCATTAGAGTCGTCTCTAAACCCTATACTTTCATTGTACCACCAAAAAAATTTAGGAGGAAAAAAAGATGAACTATGTTGTAATTACAGGAGCAAGCTCTGGTATCGGCTTAGAAGCCGCCAAGGCATTTGCTTCTTTAGGAAAAAATCTAATCTTGGTTGCTCGAAGAAAAGCACGTCTCGATCAATTGAAGGCTGACATTCTGGCTGAACATCCTGAACTGGATATCGACCTCAAAGTGGTTGACTTATCTCAGCGTAAAGCTGTTTTTAATCTATATGATCAATTGAAAAAGTATGAGATCGACACATGGATCAATAATGCAGGTTTTGGCTACTATCACTCTGTTTCAAATCAGGATTTAGAAAAGGTCGATCAAATGCTGGCGGTCAATATTGAAGCTTTAACGATTCTTTCTACTCTTTTTGTAACTGATCATGAAAATAAAGAATACGCACAGTTGATCAATATCTCTTCAGCTGGAGGGTATAAAAATGTTCCTAATGCAGCTACTTACTGTGCATCAAAATTTTACGTCAGTGCCTTCACTGAGGGGATCGCTTTAGAATTAGAACGAAAAGGTGCCCCGCTTCAAGCCAAAGTCCTTGCTCCTGCTACGACAGAAACTGAATTTGCTCAAATCGCCAATGATTCGAAAACCTATGACTACTCAAAGGCCTTTTCTATGTATCATACACCCAAAGAAATGGCACAATTTTTATTGACTCTTTATCATAGTCAGGAAGTTGTCGGCGCAGTTGATCGTGATACGTTTCAGTTTCAATTATCAGGTCCATTGTTTGCACATTATCAATCAGGCATGAAAATATGTAAACAAAAAACAGTCTAACGATGTTCGATCGCTAGACTGTTTTTCATTTATGCTTCTGTATCAAGCAAGTACTTAGCAACTAATGCTGCAAGCACGCCACCAATCAGAGGAGCTACGATAAATACCCAAAGTTGAGATAAAGCATCTCCACCAACAAAGATCGCTGGTCCTAAACTTCTTGCTGGATTCACAGATGTTCCTGTTAATGGAATACCTACTAAATGAATCATCGTTAAAGTCAAACCAATAACAACTCCTGCAAGTTTGGCATTCCCTTTTTTAGCACTTGTGACTGTCATGATCACTAAAACAAAAATGAATGTTAAAATAATTTCTACTAGTAAAGCACCGACAGCACTTAAATCACCAAAACCATTTTGGCCAAGACTTGTTGTCTCATAGCCTGCAGCATTTAAAATAGACAATAGTGTAAATGAAGCAAGGATCGCTCCCACGACTTGTCCTACGATATAGTAAATGAATTCCATTGAAGAAATTCGTTTATTGACCCACATGCCTAATGAAACAGCTGGATTTAAATGTGCACCAGAAACAGTCCCAATACTGTATGCCGCTGCAATGATTGTTAACCCAAATGCCAAAGCGATTCCAGTTGTACCGATTCCTTCCATCCCATTTCCTAAAACGGCAGTTGCGGTACCAAAGAAAACTAAAATGAATGTTCCAAGACATTCTGCAATTGCTTTTTTCATAACTTTTCCTCCCTAAATTATGTTCATTATTACATTATCACAAAAAATGAAATATTTCATGATAGTTTCAATTAGATTTCAAAAAAAGAGCCATGAGTAAAAAGAAATATAATTGATAAACATAATCATAAAAGGAATATAAAAAAAATACCAACATTAGGCACCTGATGCATGCATAAATGTTGGTATTTTTACTTAATCTAATAACTGAATACCGATCCCTAAAAGTCCTGGTCCAGTATGAACAACTAAAGCTGGACTGATGGTCCCAAAATAGATTTTTTCAGCTTGTGGAAAATGCGTCTTCAGCCTTTCATAAAACTGTTCTGCTTCTTCCACTGCTTGCCCTTGAGCAACTGCCAGAACAATTTTTTTATGCTCTCCAATAAATGATTTGACCAGCTCAAATGTTTTATCCAAGCTTTTCTTTCTACCTCGTGCTTTCGCCACTGTATGGTAGATTCCTTCTTCATTACAGGAAATAATTGGGTTCAACTTTAAGGCATTTCCTAAAATAGAAGCTACTAAACCAATTCTTCCACCTTTTTGTAAATACTCTAATGTTGCTACATTGAAGAAAACTTTCGCTTTTTGAACATTTTTTGACATCGTTGCTATGACTTCTTCCCACGTTGCTCCAGCTTCAATCAATTTTGCTGCTTCAATCGCCTGTAAGCCGCTGCCGATCCCAATATTTTTTGTATCTAAGACGAACGTTTCCAAGCCTTCTATATCTTCACTAATCAGCCGAACTACATTAAATGTTCCGCTTAATCCACTCGAAATAGTGACCGCTAAAACTTTTTCATAGCCATCTGCTTTGATTTGCTCAAAAATCTTTGTAATGGTTTCTCCATCAGGTAATGAGGTACTTGGAATTTCTATCGGTAAACGTTCATAGACTTCTTCTGGTGTGATATCCACTTTGTCCGTATAAATTCGGTCTTTATAGATGATCTGTAATGGAATCATGTATATCCCATATTGTTCGATCAGCTCCTGCGGTACATCTGTCCCTGAATCAACTAATAAAGCGATTTTCTCTTTATTCATAGGTTTGTTCTCCATTTTCTTCTAAGTATTTTTGTTCTAATTCAATGACTTTTTCAGTAAATAGCTTCGTTGCAAAAGACAATGTTGCTCCTTTTACAGCTAAATAGTCCACAGTGATCGGCTGATCAAAAGCTGCGATCGGCTGCTTGCCTATTGCTTGAGAAATGACAACGGCCAGTGCTGCTTCTTGCTCGTTACAAAAAAGATCATAGGCTTCTCTAATCCCTACGGCTGATCCCTGGTAAAGAATTCCCTGTTTGATTTCCGGAATCGTTAAGACTTGTTTCAATAAAGTAATAGCAATTAAAAAAGCTAAATGCTTTTGATTGTAACGCTTTTTCTTAGGTGCTGGAATCAATCCTAGTTTGACATAATTATTGACCATCGAAGAGGTCAGCAATGTGTGTTTTTCTTTCAAAATAATGGGAGATAGATAGCGCTCCACTAATGTGATCACCTGATCCATATACAGGTCTATCTCTGGTAATTCATGCCACCTTGGCAAATGAACATCCACTAATTCTTCTCCCCATGTTTGTAAAGAAGATTTTATGTTATTCACATTATTCCTCCTTCTTATTACAAAAACAGTTTAACATTATTTTAAAAAACATTCAATCTAGTTATCACAACTAGATTGAAAATAACAAAAAAACAAGCTCTCAATGAAATAAAAGCTTGTTTTTTCAACTCGTTTAGTAGTTATTAAAAATCGTTAAAGCCATTGTCCTCTTCCATCCCATGTGCAAAAGGATTAAAGCTAAATTTGTCTCTTTTTGGAAAGCCGTTCGGATTAAAGTCACCATGAGGATCAAATCGTTCCGCATTTGTCGGATCAACTTTCCCAAAGCCGCCAAGTCCTCGACCAGGACCACGATGCATATGCGGACCGCCAAAGCCTCTTTCCTCTTCTGGAATTTCTGCTTCTAAAGCTCCTAGAAGTTTATCCATAATAATTTTGAAAGATGCTTGTTCTTCCTCTGACAAAACATCAAAAATCGTTTCTTCCTCACTTCGGCTATTATCTGCAGCAGTTATCCCTGCTTCTGTAAGTCGAATGACCATAACTCTTCGATCACTTTCTAGTGGTTCGCGGCTAATATACCCTTTTTTCTCTAATTTTCCTAATAACTCACCTAGCGATTGAGGACGCATATCTAGTAAATAGGATAATTCTTTTTGAGTCGTTTCTGGTTTTAGTTTTAGTAAGTTCAATACACGTCCCTGACCTCTATGAGGATTACCAAATGGTCCATGTTCTCTCCGACGTTTCATAAAATACCGCTGCATCATTGCTTGTAATCTTAGAAACTCTTCCATTAATGTTTGTTCTTCCATAATCGATTCCTCCAAAAAAATAATATAGTTCAGGTACCTGAACTATATTATAAAGGTACCTGATATAAATGTCAATACTTTCAATCAATAAACATATATAGAAATAGACAGCCCCCTGCTAAAAGAAACATCGAAGGCTGCCTTCACAGCAACCTTCGATGTTCATGAAAATCATATTCTTTTAAGTTCGCGCTTACCAAGGATTATTCCAATCAAGAAAAAGACTTCCAACAAGATAAAAAATAGAATAAAGCTGTGCATGAAAAATTCCTCAGGCAAGACATTTATGATCGGATCTGTTGCTGGATCAAACAACCAATCATCATTGTTAAAAAAGACACCATGAAAAGCCACAAAAAACTGATCAAAGCCAATCGCCATCAATAGGCCAAAAAATACTGGAATGATCATCCCCCATTGAAACGGTCGAATCAAACGCCATAGTCTTCTTATTTTGAACAAACGATAAATAAACAGGCAGCTTGGAATGATCGTCACAAGCAAGACCCCATAACACAAGAGAAAAAGTCGCTTCACTTCATAAAAATGAAACGCTCCGCTTGCAGAAACTGGAAAGTCAGAGAGCTGTAATGTTTGGTTCCAAGGATTATTCAAATAAGACATCAACTGACCGAAGTTCTTCAAAAGTTCCGATTGACTGATCGTTACTTGATCAAGTATGTTCAACGCTTTAATGTCCCAAACATAAAGGGGTCTAAAATTGATCGTCAATGTGATACTCAAAGAAAGGATCGTTAAAATCACACATAAAATTCCCAAGCGTTCCAGCCAAATCCAGCTGGTTTCCTTTCTCCTCATATCAAAATGTCCATTCATCCAACGAGTTTAAAATATACGTTGGTTTTGCTGGTAGATCAGGAACAGCTTCTTTAGGAGTAAAACCTGATAATACAAGTAAGCTATCGATGCCATTTTGAAGACCTGACTGAATATCTGTTTCATAGTTGTCACCAACCATGATCACTTCTTCTTTTTCAAGACCCAAGACTCTTAGCGACTCATTCATAATGATCTTGTTCGGTTTACCGATCATGATCGGTGTCGTTTGGGTAGCTGTAGCAACCAATGAAATAAATGAGCCGGCTCCAGGTAATAAGCCCCGCTCTGTCGGGATACTTTTGTCTGGATTCGTTCCTATGAACACCGCACCATTTCGAATAGCAAGTGCAGCGATAGCAAATTTTTCATAAGTAATCTCTGTATCTAACCCAACAATTACGTAATCTGGTGTTTTTTCGTCCCAGATAAATCCAGCTGCTAAAATCAAATCAACTAAGCCTGATTCTCCGATGACATAGACTCGCTGGCCTTTTTTCTGTTCCTTCATATAATCGATCGTTGCAAGACTAGCTGTATAAACTGTTTCAACCGGCACATGGATATCAAATTCTTGTGCTAGTCGATCCGCGACCGCTTTGGGTGCTTTAGTCGTATTGTTAGTTACAAAAAGAAACGGCAAATTTAGCTCCTGCAATCTTTCTACAAACCGTTTACCTGCCGGAATCACTTCTTTTCCAAGATAAATCGTACCGTCTAAATCAATTAAATAGCCTTTGTAATGTTTTTCCACAAATGATTACTCCTCACGTTGACGAATCGTAAATGAACGCCCTTGGTTGCCAGTACTTTCCTGTTTGCCAACCACTGGTTTTTTCTGTTCATTTTCTTTACGGTTTTTGATCACTGGTTTGGTTTTATTTGGTACCGGTGTACGTTTTTCTTCTGTATGTGCCTGATTTTTATTTGCAGGCTTTTTATTGTTCTTTTTACGACGAGTTTGTTGTTTTTCTCTTTTTCCGCCAATTCGTTCGATCACAAAATAAGCACAGCCGAAATTACAATACTCATAAAGATAATCCTCTAAGGTATCGATGCGCTGTTCTGGCGCCGCTTTTCGGTTTGCGTCGCTAAAAAAACCTTTTAATCGTAGCTGATCATAGCCCCAATCGCCAACTATAAAGTCGTATTTTGACAATACATCACTGAAACGTTCGCCTAAACGCTCACCGTCGAATGCATCACGATGGTTCTTTACCAGTTGGTATTGACGGTCACCGATCATCAACTGATCATCGTCGATAAGCGTCACGATCTCGCCTTTTTTCTTTTCTTTAACTGGTTCTTCTTTTATTTCTTCGATAACTGCTGTAAGTTCATCGGTTAAGGTTGCTTCTTCTTTATGCTTTACCGGCTTTGCCGATTTATATGGTCTCTTCGTTTTTTCTGTCATATTTACACCACCTGATTTTTATTATACCTTGTTTTTACTGGATTGGATAGTGGGCAGCTAGGTAGTCCCCTAAAACTGTTCGCAAAAATTCCGGGAAGATAAATTCAATGTCTCCAGCTATTTCAATGGTCGGGAAAAATGGAATAAACATAAAATGATCGACCGTCGTAAAGGTATATTTTTTGTGTAGATCAATCGGCCGATTTTGCCAAAGGGCTTGCCGCGTTTGTTTATCATAAGAAAAACCATCATAATATAACTCCCCGAAAACCTTACCGCGAAAACCCATTCCAGAAATAGGAAATTTACGTAAATAATGTCGATTTTTCTCCATTTCTTGCAACATCCGAACAAAATCAGCACCTGAAAGAGTTACTCGAATCAAATGCATAGGATGCGGCAAGCTTTCATGCAACTGATCTTTGTCAACGATACCTTTGGGGATATCTGTCAAAAATAGACCATTATTCAATACAGCAGCTTCTGTTCCGCCTTTTTCTTTTAATGCGTTTAAAGCTATCGTCATCAATGAATGTTCAGTATTTAGGTCGATAGAAAGTGGATATGGAATCTCAGCAAGCTGCTCTTCCCGCAGTAATTGATGGCCTAAAGCTAAGTAATCCTCGATTTCTCTTCGATCATCTACTTCTTCTGGTAAATCAGCTGTGGGTAAGGCTTTTGCTGTACTATGAATGATTTTATTTTGTTCGACCATTACATGGACCTCTCCAATATAGTGACCGAATTTTCCTGCTGCAGATAATTGCGTTTGATTGATTTTTTCTCCATGTCTAAATAAATGATGTGTATGTGAGCCTAATAAAATATCGATTTCCGGAAATTCATTGGCCAGTCTGATATCTTCATCAATGCCTAAATGACTCATCAATATCAAAATATCACACATGGGACGAACCTTTGTAAGTAACGATGGTAAAACCGATTTAGCCGTGTGGATCGTCCAGCCATTTGGTTCATAGGTCAAAGGAAAAGGAGCTGTTAATGCAATCAGCCCAATTTTAGTATGGCCTGCTGTTTCTATAAGTTTGAATGGCTCTGACCACTCCGGGGTTTCTCCAGTTTCTTTATCTTGTAAATTTGCCAGCAGCACATTGAAATTTCGATGATCATACAAATGGGTCAGCTGTTCTTTAGAATTCCCTACGCCTTCATTATTCCCAATTGTTGCTGCATCATAGCCGATCGTATTCATCAGCTCAATATTTGCTTGTCCATCAGTCGCTTCAGTCAATGGATGCCAGCGATCAACAAAATCCCCAAGATCAACTGTTAGAACTGTTTTTCCTGTACGGAGATACTTCTCTTTTTGACTCGTCAGATACCGTCTGATCTTTGGCCAGTTTTCTAGGTGGGAATGTAGATCATTTGTGTGAAAGATGACGATTTCTTCCATCATAGCACCTCCAAAATTCAGTATATAAAAGTATAGTACCATATTTAGACTTGAAGTATATTGCAACTTCCTCTAATTCTCTTTTGTTCATCTAATTGTTACTGTACCGCAGTTTTCGGATATTTTCACTATTTATAGTTTTCTTTTGATATGGTATTCAAAGGGGATTCAGTTTGAACAATGACATCTGCACCTTCGGTAGCGTTTGCAGTTACATTTTGAAATGAACTGCTCCAAATAAAAGCAACACTGACAAAATTATTTTCTTCATGTAAAACTCCTTACTAATATTAAATTGACAATATGTAAAAATAATTCATTTGTAAAATTGGATTGGTTTACTAGTCCCCTCAATGCCTTCAGTTCCATCAATGCTTTTTGTATATATCATTTCATTATCTGATAGCTTGAATGTTAAAACTATTTTTTCATATTTGAGAATTAAGGTATCTTTAGTAACTGTATCTATAACGCAAATGTACTTATACTTCTGCACATTATTTTCCAACAATTCTGCGATGATATGTCTATTTTCCGATTTAACAAGACTCAATTCATATCTCGAGTCTTCTCTTTTGCCTTCCCAAGTCTTTAAAAACAAATCTGTAGTCTCCTCTTTTTTTTCTGTTTTACAACTACTCAGACTAATTAAACATATTAGAACTACTAATATTACAGACAATTTCTTCACTAATTCTCCTCACTTTCTGAAACAACATGATGTACAATACATTTTAACACATAATGTAAGATATAAAAAAGATAGCAAATAAAAAAGCTCCCATCTCATAAGAAATAGGTTGATTGGTATTCAAACATTTATCAATGAAGTATAATAAAGTAACAACGAAAATACAGGAGGCTCGAAATGAAAGTACACGCTCCTTTTGGTTTCATTTGGCTCG
This sequence is a window from Enterococcus wangshanyuanii. Protein-coding genes within it:
- a CDS encoding DUF1836 domain-containing protein, with the protein product MNNIKSSLQTWGEELVDVHLPRWHELPEIDLYMDQVITLVERYLSPIILKEKHTLLTSSMVNNYVKLGLIPAPKKKRYNQKHLAFLIAITLLKQVLTIPEIKQGILYQGSAVGIREAYDLFCNEQEAALAVVISQAIGKQPIAAFDQPITVDYLAVKGATLSFATKLFTEKVIELEQKYLEENGEQTYE
- a CDS encoding YutD family protein; the protein is MTEKTKRPYKSAKPVKHKEEATLTDELTAVIEEIKEEPVKEKKKGEIVTLIDDDQLMIGDRQYQLVKNHRDAFDGERLGERFSDVLSKYDFIVGDWGYDQLRLKGFFSDANRKAAPEQRIDTLEDYLYEYCNFGCAYFVIERIGGKREKQQTRRKKNNKKPANKNQAHTEEKRTPVPNKTKPVIKNRKENEQKKPVVGKQESTGNQGRSFTIRQREE
- a CDS encoding DegV family protein produces the protein MNKEKIALLVDSGTDVPQELIEQYGIYMIPLQIIYKDRIYTDKVDITPEEVYERLPIEIPSTSLPDGETITKIFEQIKADGYEKVLAVTISSGLSGTFNVVRLISEDIEGLETFVLDTKNIGIGSGLQAIEAAKLIEAGATWEEVIATMSKNVQKAKVFFNVATLEYLQKGGRIGLVASILGNALKLNPIISCNEEGIYHTVAKARGRKKSLDKTFELVKSFIGEHKKIVLAVAQGQAVEEAEQFYERLKTHFPQAEKIYFGTISPALVVHTGPGLLGIGIQLLD
- a CDS encoding S66 family peptidase, producing the protein MKPPRLKKGDQIRVVAPSSSFARLNDFGINLAEKKLTELGFIVTYAEHTNEEDVLGSSSILSRVKDLHEAFLDPEVKGILTAIGGFNSNELLPYIDFELIKRHPKVLCGYSDITALCNAITTKTGLLTYVGPHFSSFQMDELQDYQTENFELATMKEEAFDVRASKSWSQDKWYLPQPKRELHRNQWKVYNQSTPVTGICYGGNLGTFQLLFGTSFLPELEQSILFVENAEENDYHDFARGLASLLQVVRHPKALLIGRFPKETGMTEERLLAILGKYPLLKEIPVIYDMNFGHTQPIFTIPIGDRVTVDTTTKQLTFF
- a CDS encoding TIGR01906 family membrane protein, whose protein sequence is MRRKETSWIWLERLGILCVILTILSLSITLTINFRPLYVWDIKALNILDQVTISQSELLKNFGQLMSYLNNPWNQTLQLSDFPVSASGAFHFYEVKRLFLLCYGVLLVTIIPSCLFIYRLFKIRRLWRLIRPFQWGMIIPVFFGLLMAIGFDQFFVAFHGVFFNNDDWLFDPATDPIINVLPEEFFMHSFILFFILLEVFFLIGIILGKRELKRI
- a CDS encoding MarR family winged helix-turn-helix transcriptional regulator, whose amino-acid sequence is MEEQTLMEEFLRLQAMMQRYFMKRRREHGPFGNPHRGQGRVLNLLKLKPETTQKELSYLLDMRPQSLGELLGKLEKKGYISREPLESDRRVMVIRLTEAGITAADNSRSEEETIFDVLSEEEQASFKIIMDKLLGALEAEIPEEERGFGGPHMHRGPGRGLGGFGKVDPTNAERFDPHGDFNPNGFPKRDKFSFNPFAHGMEEDNGFNDF
- a CDS encoding TIGR01457 family HAD-type hydrolase, producing MEKHYKGYLIDLDGTIYLGKEVIPAGKRFVERLQELNLPFLFVTNNTTKAPKAVADRLAQEFDIHVPVETVYTASLATIDYMKEQKKGQRVYVIGESGLVDLILAAGFIWDEKTPDYVIVGLDTEITYEKFAIAALAIRNGAVFIGTNPDKSIPTERGLLPGAGSFISLVATATQTTPIMIGKPNKIIMNESLRVLGLEKEEVIMVGDNYETDIQSGLQNGIDSLLVLSGFTPKEAVPDLPAKPTYILNSLDEWTF
- a CDS encoding MIP family channel protein, with the protein product MKKAIAECLGTFILVFFGTATAVLGNGMEGIGTTGIALAFGLTIIAAAYSIGTVSGAHLNPAVSLGMWVNKRISSMEFIYYIVGQVVGAILASFTLLSILNAAGYETTSLGQNGFGDLSAVGALLVEIILTFIFVLVIMTVTSAKKGNAKLAGVVIGLTLTMIHLVGIPLTGTSVNPARSLGPAIFVGGDALSQLWVFIVAPLIGGVLAALVAKYLLDTEA
- a CDS encoding SDR family NAD(P)-dependent oxidoreductase encodes the protein MNYVVITGASSGIGLEAAKAFASLGKNLILVARRKARLDQLKADILAEHPELDIDLKVVDLSQRKAVFNLYDQLKKYEIDTWINNAGFGYYHSVSNQDLEKVDQMLAVNIEALTILSTLFVTDHENKEYAQLINISSAGGYKNVPNAATYCASKFYVSAFTEGIALELERKGAPLQAKVLAPATTETEFAQIANDSKTYDYSKAFSMYHTPKEMAQFLLTLYHSQEVVGAVDRDTFQFQLSGPLFAHYQSGMKICKQKTV
- a CDS encoding MerR family transcriptional regulator, giving the protein MLDIYTISEFAKKIGISEHTLRYYEKEGLIEPFRDEHNYRLYGKEDIEWATFIIKLKNTGISLKEIKTYTQLRKIGDATITARKELLLKHRSKILAEYEKVQNHLHLLDNKISLYEELEEKYNQ
- a CDS encoding bifunctional metallophosphatase/5'-nucleotidase, with the translated sequence MEEIVIFHTNDLHSHLENWPKIRRYLTSQKEKYLRTGKTVLTVDLGDFVDRWHPLTEATDGQANIELMNTIGYDAATIGNNEGVGNSKEQLTHLYDHRNFNVLLANLQDKETGETPEWSEPFKLIETAGHTKIGLIALTAPFPLTYEPNGWTIHTAKSVLPSLLTKVRPMCDILILMSHLGIDEDIRLANEFPEIDILLGSHTHHLFRHGEKINQTQLSAAGKFGHYIGEVHVMVEQNKIIHSTAKALPTADLPEEVDDRREIEDYLALGHQLLREEQLAEIPYPLSIDLNTEHSLMTIALNALKEKGGTEAAVLNNGLFLTDIPKGIVDKDQLHESLPHPMHLIRVTLSGADFVRMLQEMEKNRHYLRKFPISGMGFRGKVFGELYYDGFSYDKQTRQALWQNRPIDLHKKYTFTTVDHFMFIPFFPTIEIAGDIEFIFPEFLRTVLGDYLAAHYPIQ